Below is a genomic region from Miscanthus floridulus cultivar M001 chromosome 1, ASM1932011v1, whole genome shotgun sequence.
TAATTTACTTCTATAAGTTTGTCACTAAACTTAGAAGACACTCTCGAGATTAAATATTAGACAATATATCCTCCTCGACTTTTAAAATCAAGAGTAAAGTGCATAAGTGGTCCATTAATTTTTGAAGGGATATCATCTGGGTCCATCAACTCTCAAAGTGTATTTTTTGGtccataaactttttatacagtgCACTGTAGGTCCATACCGGTTCAAGAGCTTGGTAAATTTTCATTTAACCTCCTCCCATCGATACTTCTGTCTCAAAATAGCTCCCATACTAGCCCGGTCAATGGGCTGGCAGCCGTGTCAGGCCACCCACGCCACCGCCGCACGAGCGAACAGCCGGCTACCTGTGCCGGTGCAGCCACGCTGCCATGCGAGCATGCAGCAGCTGCGCTGGGCAGCCATGTTACCGTTGGTCGAGCGGACGGGCTGTCGCGCGAGGCCAGGCATCCACGCCACCGCGCGAGCTAGCAAGCACACGGGCGGCCAGCTGCATCATCGTCCAGCGAGTCGGAGGGCCAGTGCGGCAGGGCTAGCTGTGGAGCAGGCGAGCGCAGCCGAGCCTGGAGCTGGTGGGTGAGCGCATGCTCGCCGCGCGGCTGGTAGGCCAGCGCTAAGGTCCATGTGCGGCTCGGGTGCTCGCGCGGGCGAGGTACGGAGAGGTCAAGGCTTGGCTGCACCCCCAGGTTAGGTTGGCCGCGTGCCGCTCTCCCTAGCCGGCCTACAACAGCTCTTTCCCCCACCCCGTCGTGCACCTTCCACTTCCACGCAGGCTTGCAGCTTCTGCCGAAGACGAAGTCGACGCCTGCGCCGTCCGATTGGAACGAGCCTGTAGCATGCGCCCACGCGTCCAGCGTCCTCCCGGTCAAGCTCGGTCCCAAATTGCATGTGCGCCGACGCCAATGCTGACTCTAGAAGAGCAGTCACAACTCACATTAGCATGTTGATGAACTGTCGGTAAGGTCGCGGGATGCCAATCCAATGCCATGTGGAGGCTGCTGACTTGTTGTCAATCTATAATATTGCTTCTTCCATTTCTCGCTCATGGGCAACCGCTGTGCGCTAGGCcgacggagaagaagaacagtggcTGCCCGCCCACGCTCAAGCAATGGCGGCATGGTTGGCCTCGCGCGGCAGCCAGCCCACTCGACCAACGCCAACGTGCTTGCCCGGCGCAGCTGCTGCATGCTCGCGTGGCGGCGTGGCTGCACTAGCATGGGCGGCCAGCTGCTCACTCGTGCGGCGGTGGCGTGGGTGGCCTGACGCGGCTACCAGCCCACTGATCGGGCTACTGTGGGGGCTGTTTTGAGACAAAGGTATCGATGAGAGGGGGTTAAATGAAAATTTACCAAGCTCTTGAACTAGTATGGACCTGCAACGAACTGCGTGAAATGTTTTTGAACCCAAAAATGCACTTTGAGAGTTGATGGACGCAGATAACATCCCTCCCAGAGTTAATGGACCTGTTGTGCATTATActctaaaatcaaatataatacCCCACTTGACCAccttgttcgcttgatcgtttctgtgacttataagccggctgatgctgttttgttatgagagaaaatactgtaccatggaTGATAAGCATGATtgatacgaccaaacgaacatggTGCATATTGGAACCAGAAACTTTTGAAGCAAAGAAACAGTTATGCTACGTACATTGTGACTACGTGAGATTGAGGCCACCCTAGATTCGTACTCAAACAACTCGTGTAGTGGCCGTGGTATCCACGTACACATCAGAGTAGCCGACCGCCGGGACCAATGGAGCTCGCCAGGACCAGGACAGGTAGGATCGAAGAGCTAAATTGATGAAACCATGGGTGGAACGAATCTGGAGAGATATAATAGACACGACAGAAATATTATTAGATGTCGCGCATGCAGCTGGTGGTGCTGGTCCACGGTGCACGTCGCGACGGCTGCGCCGTGCGCCCGGCGCCTGGCCGGGCCAACTCACGTGTACGAGCAGCACCAGCAGCGCGCGTCCAGTTGAGAGCGTGCCGTGCCGCCGGTGGGCAGCCAATCAGCCATTGCATATGGCAGCTACGCATGGCGCTAGCTAGGTCCTCCAGCCTGCTGCGCCCTGCGGCTGCGGTGCGGGGCCGTCCGTGTCTCGCCGCCCCGCGCATCACGGGCGCGACGAATCCTGGATCCTGCGCATGCATGCAAACCCATGTCCGGCAACCTACCCTGGTTTGTGATTAGATCGAACCACCACCTGCGCGCTCGAGTCCTTTTTGTTAAGATATTCTAGGTACCTTAATTATGGACTCATAGTACCATATATACCCCTGAAGGATGGACACTATATAAAGGAACTTATACCCATCTAATCTAATAATAAGAGATCAGTTCATTCCACGTTTCCGTCTCTCATGTGTGCTACTTTTGGGGTCGGGAAGGGAGACGGGTCATCTACCATATTCTACCAGCCTAATCTGCTATCAGGAGGGGAGTTTGGATGAGGGGATCCACGACGACACATAGATCTTAACACATTATCAGCAGCTCTACCACTCGAAGGCAATGGGTGAAGTCACGAAAAGGCAGTTTGACTACCTCGTGTTAAATGGCAAGAATTACCACTACCAGACCTGGGTTGTGGATTGTCGTTTCCACCTGGCAGCCATGCAACTGACTCACACGATCACTCCACGTGCTGCGGGTGCTCCTGCTATTCCAGAGCATGAGATCGCAAAGGCATTGATCTTTCTGAGGCACCACATTCACAAGGACCTCAAGCAGGAGTATCTTGAGGTGCGTGACTCGCTCGCGTTGTGGCAGGCACTCGAGGACCGTTTTAGCAAGTAGAAGGCTAGGCGTGACTGGACACAGCTACGCTTTCTTGACTACAAGACTGTGGAGGCTTATAATTCTGCAGTTCACCGCATTGTTGGCCAACTTCGCTTCTGTGGGCAGAAAATCACAGATGCGGAGATGATAGAGAAGACTCTTGAGACTTTCCATCCTGCTAATATGGTGCTCCAGCAGCAGTACCGTAACAACAGGTACAGAAAGTACTCTGAACTGATAAGTGTCCTTCTTGTTGCTGAGACTCAGAATGAGCATCTGATGAAAAATTTTAACATGCGCCCTGTTGGTGCTAATGCTTTGCCTGAAGCACATGCAAGCTTCGATAAGAAGTCTAAGACCTTTTTTTAAGAAAGGCAATCCAAACAGCAAGAAACAGGGACAGAACGATTGGAAATTCAAAAAGCAGTCTAACAAAGGCCAGAAGCCTAATAGCCAAGGTAAAGGCAAGGCCCAGAAGGGTGATGCAGGTGGGTCTGAGCACCCTAACAAGGGTTGTTTTCGCTGTGGCTCTATGAACCATTGGTCTCGCTCTCGTAGAACTGAGCCACACCTGGTCCAGATGTACCAGGAGTGGAAGAAACGTGAGAACCCTGAGGCCCATTTTATCCAAGCACGAGTTGATGCCGTGACTGGTAATGCTATGGATGTTGATCCTACAAATACCTCTGGAGGCAATATccaggatgacgatgatgattacaacctCGATGAAGAGGACACCCTGGATGATGATTTTGGGAACACGGAGTAGTTCATGAGTCATAATTATTTGCCTCGACAACTTAGATTAAATTTATTTAGTCAGTGTGGTTATTTTCCTGAAGAATATTTGGTCATGATGTAATAATGCTCTTATTGAGCAAACTAAATTTATTTGTTTAGACTATCAATTTTTAGCTCGTATATCTATCATGGTTTATTTTTTGGAATAGCGCTCTTGTTCCTTACGTGCATTTTTTTTTCGTGCATGCTCTTTTCATTCCGTATAAATTAAACCATGCCTTGTTTGTTTTATATGGAAATGAATTTAGTCTATTTCTTTAAATAGAACAAGAGACGTGGTGCATTGTCCTATGGAGGCTGAAGAGGATTTTTGCTTAGTTGATAGCGCTGCCACAAACTCAATTTTGAGAGAGACGTGATTTTTTGAGACACTGAGAAAACGAGCTGAAAATGTTCTCACTATTGCCGGAAGCAATGGCCGCGTTGTTGGCTCCGGTCGAGCTATTGTGGTGCTCCCAGATGATACTAGAATATTCATTGAAGAAGCTTTCCTGTATCCCGGAGCTGAGCGTAATCTCCTTACCTTCAAAGACATCCGTCGCAGTGGTTATCATGTCTCTACTGCGTGTGAAAATGGTGTTGAATACCTATATTTGACGGAGTCTGATGAAGCAAAAATAAAAGTGGTTGAGAAAGCGCCTTGCACCTCCTCTGGACTGTACTACACGAAAATTAAGCCCTCTTCGAAATTTGTTGCGATGTCCACAATTTTTAAAAACCCAGAATCCTTTAGAATCTGGCATGAAAGGCTTGGTCACCCTGGGATAAGGATGACGCGTAACATCATAAATAGTTCTGTTGGTCATGGCATTAAAACAACTCAGTTCCCTAAACCTGAAGATTTCTTGTGCACCGCATGCGCGCGCGCAGGGCAATCTGATCACTAAACCCTCTTACCTAAAAGTAAAATATGAGTCCTTGGCTTTCCTAGAGAGAATTCAAGGAGATATTTGTGACCCAATAAATCCTTTGTCTAGACCATTTAGATATTTCATGGTTCTTATAGATGCTTCTACAAAGTGGAGCCACGTATGCTTCTTGTCTACGAGGAACCAAACCTTTCCTAAATTCATTGCCCAGATCATCCGTTTGCGTGCTAGTTTCCCGGAGAACCACATTAAGTCAATTCAGATGGATAATGCTGGCGAATTCACCTCAAAAGCATTTAACGATTATTGTTTAGCATCGGGCATTGATGTAGAGCATTCTATACTCCATGTACACACACAGAATGCACTTGCCAAGTCCCTAATAAAGAGGATTAAATTAATTGCCAGACCACTTTTACTAAATTGCAGTCTCCCCACCGGTTGCTGGGGCCATGCAGTGTTGCATGCTGCTGCCTTAATCCAATAGAGACCTTCTGCATATCACTCTGCTTCCCCATATCAACTAGCGCGTGGACAAAAACCAATGATTTCCCGTCTGAGAAAATTCGGCTCCGTGCATGCAAGTGGCGAGGTGAGTGCGGGGCATGTGGGGACTAGGGCGAGCTGCAATGGCAATGCTGGCAGGCGTGAATGCGAAAGAGCAAACGCGAGCGAGCAAGTCGGAGGTGGATGATTCATCTCACATTTTGGTGTCGTGGAACCAAACATAGAAGATGAATGTTTCTCTCCCTTTGACCAAAACACGATACCGTCCCAAAAATTAGGGACAGAACCATCCCATCGCTCATTATCTCCAAGCTCCAAGCGAAACACATTCAAAGAGATAGGCTGAAGACACAAGATTCTACGTCTTTCTTTCCTTTCCCATATTATACAAGAGTATGCGAGAAGGAACAGAGAGGATAACGCAAGGTATGGTACCAGGTAATAATAATAAAAGTTATATATAAATAGAATATAACAATTGTATTATCTATTGTTAACTTTGCTCTCAGTGGCACAGCGCAAGGCCGCGCCTTTATGGGTCAAGCACGGCGTAAATGTCCGTCCGTCCCCGCTGCTGTACCCGTGCCGCCCCGCACGCGATCGGACTCGAATTGTCGAATCCAATCACGTTGCTGCGAACTTTGAATGCGCATCAATCCAGCGCACAGCTCGCCAGCAGTTCTCCCCGTGGTCGTGAGACGgctcaagcgaacagagccgTAGCCATCGGATTATCGGACCGACATCGGGCGGCTGACAGGTAGCGGAGGACGAGTGAACGCTGATGGCAACAGCCAACGGACAAGCGGCTCGTGCAAATCGTGTTCACGCCTCTGCCGGCCACTGCTCCGTTAAGCAAGCTTCTGACTGGCATGCGCACTGCAGAGTCGTGGTTCCCACCGCATCTTGTCTGCGAGCGAACGGGCAAAATTCGGTAGGCATAACATAACAAGGCGGCTTTGCTTACCGTAGATCAGCTGTTGCGTGTCGCGCATGCACGTTGATAGGAGTAGTACTTGGTACTGAGGCGGTAGAGTTTATTCACCGCGCTTTCCACGCCTTTTGTTCCTTTGTTCGTCAAGTCACGTGAAAAAGTTAAGAACTAAAACTTTAGACCTTTAACTCACTTTTGCATGGTCTATTGTTAGGTTAGCTAAACTTTTAGAATTGCTAACTCTCGACCGAGTGATTTTTGTCTATCCCTCAACCGAATTCTGGGCTGTTGGATCTTACACGTGTCGGCATCTGTTCGGGCTCCTTCGCCGCTCCTCTGCTCGGGCGGACGCGCGCTCCTTTGTCGCTCCTTTGCCACCGCCCCAGGCTGCCACCGTCGCCCCGACGCGGACGTCCCCGGCGGgtaggccgccgccgctgccccggTGCGGACGCGGGTGGAGCGTCCTCGGTAGGCGTCCCCAGCGCGGGTGTCCCTGGCGCGGGCGCCGCCCTCCTCTGCTTTCTGTCCCTTTTCTGTTGCTGGAAGACGAGATGTGCTCTCGGGTGTCTGTTAttctttgctctctctctcttcttctatttgtaaatttatatatttgtgaacaatttgacgATATTTATGAAtaatttggcatatatttctctGGTATCTAGAATCCATAGAAaaaatttgtaattttttttaaaaaatttggcTTATATTTGTCTGGGATTATAGGTTATCCTCAAATTACACCACTCTGTCATATATATTACACCGAAGAAATcagtgtaaatatagtaatagAAGAGTGTAAATATAGCTAGATGATAGTGTAAGTGCATGAAAAAATTCAGGTAACAGGGAGAGCCAAATCAACTGAATGTCACCTAGACATATCCTAAACTTTAGATATTATTTTAGAATTTCTGTTAGAACATCAAgagctaaactttagaccatgcaATCCAATCAGGACCAAACTCCAAGTcgttctctctctttctcacttCGGCTTTGCCACCAACAGATTCTTAGACGGTACGTTGAGAAGGTTTAAATTTTTCTCCACCGGAAGAATTCAGGGAGCAGATGGATCACGGTGAATTAGTTTACCAGCGTTAGGTGAGGTCGTCAGCAGCTGCAACCTCACGAAAACACCAGCTAACTGCCCGTATGCCAACGGCACCTCGCGATAGCGAGTTAGCTATCAGAAATTTTTTTAAGGAGAGAAAACAACTGCAGAGTCACGATAATAGTGCGAAAGCGGCGACAGCTTCTTAAGGATCAGAAGAGGACGGTTAGCCAGACTCGGATCTCCCAGGCACGATCCTGAAGACAACCTATTAGTGGGACTTCCGTGATCGAGTCCATTGCGTGTCAGAACGGCGACGTGATGAAACATCAGATACATCATACAAGTTTCTGACTTTCTTTGCGTGTTCCAAATAAAAATTGCAATGCCCTGCACTCTAAACCAGCGAGAGTTTTGCGTATACAGCCATGAGATCTTGTAAATCTGCGGCGGGCGTAGGTGTCGACTGGTCGTAGTCATCATGCACACGGCCGACGCAAGCCCAGCCAGGCACCTCCAAAAGCATCCCGATCCTTCAGCACAATTTGCATTCTTCTCTGCACTGTACGCATGAGCTATGATCAACTCAACCATCAATCCTCAAGGCGCCCAGCTCGAAAGGAACCACTTATTCTGTGCAGGTACATGTGGATTCGTTTCATCCTCGTTCGGCCGCAGGGTCTAACAATAACAATCGTCGTAGTTGGCACTGGGCCGGGGAGCATTTTATTCATTGCTGACCATATCTTTTTCTTTTGTATTATATAGCCTGCCAAAGCAGGGTGTGGCGTCTGTTCATACAGAAGGAAAGCAAAATATCAAGCAGCAGTCTGCACTCTGCTCCATCGGCTCTCATCGTTGTCGATCCGGTGGATGTAGCTGTAACGGTTTTCTCTGATGTATGCCACCCCAGACCATATACCACGAACAAGAAGGATGCTCGCAAACACCATGCTTCCAAATGTGCAGACCACCTGCGCACACGAAATATGAACCTGCTTTACTGAAATCAAGGAATGAAAACTGCAGCAAGCATCAATGCAATAGAATGCAAGACCTTTTGTTAAGTGCTCCACAGAAAATCATATTTTAATGATGCAGCCACTGAAAATTTGAAGATGCTCTCTAAGCTGACAAACAAACTTaaccatggacttcatcttgccTAGTGCCTACAATCAAACTTAACTTTATGGGCTGCCCATTTAACTTTATGAGAGGTACAGGTAACAAACTGAACCTGACATTCTATCTATCTAAAGCATTTCTTTTTAGAATTATATTTAAAGCGTTGAGAGGTACATGACAAGAACCACTGTATGTGCTGCCCATTTAAATGCAGTCAGGAGGAATTTCCAATAATCTGACCAATGTGAACCTATTTAATGTCTCAAACACAAATCTGACCTCATGCTGGTGGATGCAACTGCTGCACATTTGCATGACCTCATATCAGGCAGTCGTAACCCCTACCCTAAttgagtactccctccgtcccaatttatttgtcgttttcggtgtccgtgccacgactttgactcaatttgtacaaaatatgtgcaacatttgtgtctccaaataaatttgttaaaaaactagattcaaagatctttccaatgatgctaattatgtatcataaataataatattttttaatatatattttgttaaagttgtttctcgggaagcgagaacgacagatattctgggacggagggagtaattgcTGTCTTTGCTGCACAGATCAACCACTACTTGATATCAGTTGGGGAAGACCAAGTAAATTGGGTTAATGTGAACAAAAGTTTTGGGTCAGTACTGGTAACCCTGAACACAACATGGAAAACATACATCGGATCCGCCACTACCTGACATCAGTTGGAGAAGACTGGTAAGTGGTAACCAGGAATATAACATGAACAGCATGTGTTGGCTTCAATATGTTAGGCTGATCTCCTCCGACTCGGTCCAACGACCGAGTCGGGCCTTGatcccgcgccctgatcgggggcgcccaaccaagtcatggttggtgggcccccgtcgcacagcgccatatAAAAGG
It encodes:
- the LOC136467529 gene encoding uncharacterized protein, whose product is MGEVTKRQFDYLVLNGKNYHYQTWVVDCRFHLAAMQLTHTITPRAAGAPAIPEHEIAKALIFLRHHIHKDLKQEYLEVRDSLALWQALEDLHRIVGQLRFCGQKITDAEMIEKTLETFHPANMVLQQQYRNNRTEPHLVQMYQEWKKRENPEAHFIQARVDAVTGNAMDVDPTNTSGGNIQDDDDDYNLDEEDTLDDDFGNTE